A single region of the Brassica rapa cultivar Chiifu-401-42 chromosome A03, CAAS_Brap_v3.01, whole genome shotgun sequence genome encodes:
- the MLPK gene encoding protein kinase APK1B, chloroplastic-like isoform X1, with the protein MGICMSVQVKAESPSNTGASPKYMSSEANDTQSMGSKCSSVSVRTSPRTEGEILQSPNLKCFSFAELKAATRNFRLDSVLGEGGFGCVFKGWIDEESLTASKPGTGMVIAVKRLNIEGWQGHQEWLAEVNYLGRLSHPNLVKLIGYCLEDEHHLLVYEFMPCGSLENHLFRRGSYFEPLSWNIRLKIALGCAKGLAFLHSAETQVIYRDFKTSNILLDSNYNAKLSDFGLAKDGPTGDNSHVSTRVIGTYGYVDPGYLLNGHLTTKSDVYSYGVVLLEMLSGRKVVDNNRPPREQKLVDWAKPLLANKKKVSRVIDNRIRDQISVKEAHKVATQVFRCLDVDKNQRPNMNEIVFHLENIQASREEGGNKTEKRMRRRRDSFAQQTGVGGIATAYPRPSASPLFV; encoded by the exons ATGGGGATTTGCATGAGTGTTCAGGTTAAAGCTGAGAGTCCAAGTAACACAG GTGCGAGTCCGAAGTATATGAGCTCAGAGGCAAATGATACACAAAGCATGGGAAGCAAATGCTCTtctgtgtctgtcagaacaAGCCCTCGAACCGAAGGAGAGATCTTGCAATCTCCAAACCTAAAATGTTTCAGCTTTGCTGAGCTCAAAGCAGCAACTAGGAATTTCAGACTAGACAGTGTTCTTGGTGAAGGTGGATTCGGTTGTGTCTTTAAAGGATGGATTGATGAGGAATCTCTCACTGCATCTAAACCGGGAACCGGCATGGTTATTGCTGTCAAAAGACTTAACATAGAGGGTTGGCAAGGTCATCAAGAATGGCTG GCGGAAGTGAATTACTTGGGGAGGCTTTCTCATCCTAATCTTGTGAAACTCATCGGTTACTGCTTAGAGGATGAACATCATCTTCTTGTGTATGAGTTCATGCCTTGTGGAAGCTTAGAGAATCATTTATTCAGAA GAGGTTCCTACTTCGAACCGTTATCTTGGAATATTCGGTTGAAAATTGCTCTTGGTTGTGCAAAAGGTCTAGCTTTTCTTCACAGTGCCGAGACGCAAGTCATATACCGCGACTTCAAAACCTCTAATATACTTCTTGATTCG AACTACAATGCTAAGCTATCTGACTTCGGTTTGGCTAAAGACGGTCCAACAGGTGATAATAGCCATGTCTCTACAAGGGTCATAGGTACCTATGGATACGTAGACCCTGGTTACCTTTTGAACG GTCATTTAACAACCAAGAGTGATGTCTATAGCTACGGTGTTGTGCTTTTGGAGATGTTGTCTGGTCGTAAAGTTGTGGACAATAATCGTCCACCGAGAGAGCAAAAACTAGTGGATTGGGCAAAACCATTACTTGCAAACAAGAAGAAGGTTTCACGAGTTATCGATAACCGTATCCGAGACCAAATCTCAGTGAAAGAAGCACATAAAGTAGCTACTCAAGTGTTCAGATGTCTCGACGTTGACAAAAACCAGAGGCCAAACATGAACGAGATTGTTTTTCACCTCGAAAACATCCAAGCTTCGCGTGAAGAAGGAGGAAATAAGACCGAGAAAAGAATGCGTAGGAGAAGAGACAGTTTTGCTCAACAAACCGGTGTGGGCGGGATAGCAACTGCTTATCCACGTCCGTCTGCTTCGCCTCTGTTTGTCTGA
- the LOC103858278 gene encoding cyclin-dependent protein kinase inhibitor SMR10: MGFSDAGICHSDQNNLGETEIGLLRVPSIGFSDRSVQVFCPDQDLETKVRELTNCSPEGVKNEEEEELCKTPTRLDQILPNIPNICPPAPRKPKGIQSRSLKVRDSYKSRRMIILNVSREIDCMFHSASLGNKIKKARHI; the protein is encoded by the coding sequence ATGGGTTTCTCGGACGCTGGAATTTGTCACTCCGATCAAAACAATCTCGGCGAAACCGAAATAGGGCTCCTTCGTGTACCCTCTATAGGGTTTTCAGACCGAAGCGTTCAAGTATTCTGTCCAGATCAAGATCTTGAAACCAAAGTCCGAGAACTAACTAATTGCTCACCTGAAGGAGTAAagaatgaggaagaagaagaattatGTAAGACTCCAACACGCCTGGACCAGATTCTCCCAAATATTCCAAATATTTGTCCGCCGGCGCCGAGGAAGCCTAAGGGAATCCAGTCAAGAAGCTTGAAGGTTCGAGATTCTTATAAAAGCAGGAGAATGATCATTCTGAATGTTTCTAGAGAGATTGATTGTATGTTTCATTCAGCATCTCTCGGTAACAAAATTAAGAAAGCCAGACATATTTGA
- the MLPK gene encoding protein kinase APK1B, chloroplastic-like isoform X2: MSSEANDTQSMGSKCSSVSVRTSPRTEGEILQSPNLKCFSFAELKAATRNFRLDSVLGEGGFGCVFKGWIDEESLTASKPGTGMVIAVKRLNIEGWQGHQEWLAEVNYLGRLSHPNLVKLIGYCLEDEHHLLVYEFMPCGSLENHLFRRGSYFEPLSWNIRLKIALGCAKGLAFLHSAETQVIYRDFKTSNILLDSNYNAKLSDFGLAKDGPTGDNSHVSTRVIGTYGYVDPGYLLNGHLTTKSDVYSYGVVLLEMLSGRKVVDNNRPPREQKLVDWAKPLLANKKKVSRVIDNRIRDQISVKEAHKVATQVFRCLDVDKNQRPNMNEIVFHLENIQASREEGGNKTEKRMRRRRDSFAQQTGVGGIATAYPRPSASPLFV, from the exons ATGAGCTCAGAGGCAAATGATACACAAAGCATGGGAAGCAAATGCTCTtctgtgtctgtcagaacaAGCCCTCGAACCGAAGGAGAGATCTTGCAATCTCCAAACCTAAAATGTTTCAGCTTTGCTGAGCTCAAAGCAGCAACTAGGAATTTCAGACTAGACAGTGTTCTTGGTGAAGGTGGATTCGGTTGTGTCTTTAAAGGATGGATTGATGAGGAATCTCTCACTGCATCTAAACCGGGAACCGGCATGGTTATTGCTGTCAAAAGACTTAACATAGAGGGTTGGCAAGGTCATCAAGAATGGCTG GCGGAAGTGAATTACTTGGGGAGGCTTTCTCATCCTAATCTTGTGAAACTCATCGGTTACTGCTTAGAGGATGAACATCATCTTCTTGTGTATGAGTTCATGCCTTGTGGAAGCTTAGAGAATCATTTATTCAGAA GAGGTTCCTACTTCGAACCGTTATCTTGGAATATTCGGTTGAAAATTGCTCTTGGTTGTGCAAAAGGTCTAGCTTTTCTTCACAGTGCCGAGACGCAAGTCATATACCGCGACTTCAAAACCTCTAATATACTTCTTGATTCG AACTACAATGCTAAGCTATCTGACTTCGGTTTGGCTAAAGACGGTCCAACAGGTGATAATAGCCATGTCTCTACAAGGGTCATAGGTACCTATGGATACGTAGACCCTGGTTACCTTTTGAACG GTCATTTAACAACCAAGAGTGATGTCTATAGCTACGGTGTTGTGCTTTTGGAGATGTTGTCTGGTCGTAAAGTTGTGGACAATAATCGTCCACCGAGAGAGCAAAAACTAGTGGATTGGGCAAAACCATTACTTGCAAACAAGAAGAAGGTTTCACGAGTTATCGATAACCGTATCCGAGACCAAATCTCAGTGAAAGAAGCACATAAAGTAGCTACTCAAGTGTTCAGATGTCTCGACGTTGACAAAAACCAGAGGCCAAACATGAACGAGATTGTTTTTCACCTCGAAAACATCCAAGCTTCGCGTGAAGAAGGAGGAAATAAGACCGAGAAAAGAATGCGTAGGAGAAGAGACAGTTTTGCTCAACAAACCGGTGTGGGCGGGATAGCAACTGCTTATCCACGTCCGTCTGCTTCGCCTCTGTTTGTCTGA
- the LOC103858279 gene encoding putative E3 ubiquitin-protein ligase XBAT31 — protein MGNFPLLLLLHCNPKTPQPPWRFILTPEQSASPVADGVVIPSILHIISLEMGQSMSCGTRPEHGIFASVQCGDIVTVRRVMTSDPSLLHQTTPYDRHSVLHVAAASGQIEILTLLLERFKNPDVLNRHKQTPLMLAAMYGRISCVKKLAEVGANVLMFDSVNRRTCLHYSAYYGHADCVQAILSAAQSSPVAVHWGYARFVNIRDDKGATPLHLAARQRRPECVNVLLDSGSLVCANTSLYGSPGSTPLHLAARSGSIDCVRKLLAWGADRLQRDASGRIPYVVAMKHKHGACGALLNPSSAEPLVWPSPLKFISELNDEAKLLLEQALMDANREREETILKGTAYSLPSPSFSDTASDDNMSEMSDSELCCICFEQVCTIEVKDCGHQMCAQCTLALCCHNKPNPTTSTVTPPVCPFCRSVIVRLVVAQNNNNNDKSKSQYEVVDREAGDVNSSKLRKHRRSINLGEESSSFMGLSSIGSFGRITGRSSGRIAADNELMNKPIL, from the exons ATGGGAAActtccctcttcttcttcttctccattgcAATCCCAAGACGCCCCAACCACCGTGGCGCTTTATTCTCACGCCTGAGCAGAGCGCTTCACCGGTGGCAGACGGTGTCGTGATTCCTTCTATCCTCCACATCATCTCTCTAGAGATGGGGCAGAGCATGAGCTGTGGAACTAGACCGGAGCACGGCATATTCGCCTCCGTGCAGTGCGGCGACATCGTCACTGTGCGTCGAGTGATGACTTCGGATCCGAGTCTGTTGCATCAGACCACTCCTTATGATCGCCACTCCGTTCTTCACGTCGCCGCTGCTAGTGGCCAGATCGAG ATTCTGACCTTGCTTCTGGAACGATTTAAGAATCCAGATGTGTTGAATCGTCACAAGCAG ACTCCGTTAATGCTGGCTGCTATGTATGGAAGGATCTCTTGCGTGAAGAAGCTCGCTGAAGTTGGAGCTAAT GTTTTGATGTTTGATTCTGTGAATAGAAGAACATGCTTGCACTACTCAGCTTACTATGGACACGCTGATTGCGTTCAAGCCATTCTCTCCGCTGCTCAATCCAGTCCCGTTGCTGTTCATTG GGGATATGCGCGATTTGTGAATATTAGAGATGACAAAGGAGCGACACCGTTGCATCTAGCTGCCAGGCAAAGACGGCCTGAATGTGTGAATGTTCTGTTGGATAGTGGTTCTCTTGTTTGTGCTAATACTAGCCTATACGG GTCTCCAGGGAGCACACCTCTTCATTTGGCAGCAAGAAGCGGGTCTATCGATTGTGTCAGAAAATTGCTTGCTTGGGGTGCTGACCGTCTTCAAAGAGACGCTTCTGG GCGGATACCCTATGTTGTTGCCATGAAACACAAGCACGGAGCATGTGGAGCGTTGCTTAACCCGTCTTCTGCAGAGCCACTGGTCTGGCCATCTCCGTTAAAGTTCATAAGCGAGCTTAATGACGAGGCAAAACTGCTCTTAGAACAGGCACTGATGGATgctaacagagagagagaggaaaccATTCTCAAAGGAACTGCTTACTCCTTACCATCACCATCTTTCTCTGACACCGCCTCGGATGATAACATGTCTGAG ATGAGTGACTCGGAACTCTGTTGCATTTGCTTTGAGCAAGTATGCACTATTGAAGTCAAAGACTGTGGTCACCAAATGTGTGCGCAATGCACACTTGCACTGTGCTGTCACAACAAACCTAACCCAACGACCTCAACCGTGACACCACCGGTGTGCCCGTTCTGTAGAAGTGTCATCGTACGGTTAGTCGTCGCccagaacaacaacaacaacgacaAGAGCAAGAGCCAATATGAAGTTGTTGATCGTGAGGCAGGTGATGTAAACTCCTCAAAACTCAGAAAGCATAGAAGATCGATAAACCTTGGCGAAGAAAGCAGCAGTTTCATGGGTCTTTCAAGCATTGGATCCTTCGGAAGGATAACCGGCCGTAGCTCGGGAAGGATCGCAGCCGACAACGAGCTGATGAACAAACCCATTTTGTGA
- the MLPK gene encoding protein kinase APK1B, chloroplastic-like, producing MGFVKKVQSKVFLYVNYLFGVCIGASPKYMSSEANDTQSMGSKCSSVSVRTSPRTEGEILQSPNLKCFSFAELKAATRNFRLDSVLGEGGFGCVFKGWIDEESLTASKPGTGMVIAVKRLNIEGWQGHQEWLAEVNYLGRLSHPNLVKLIGYCLEDEHHLLVYEFMPCGSLENHLFRRGSYFEPLSWNIRLKIALGCAKGLAFLHSAETQVIYRDFKTSNILLDSNYNAKLSDFGLAKDGPTGDNSHVSTRVIGTYGYVDPGYLLNGHLTTKSDVYSYGVVLLEMLSGRKVVDNNRPPREQKLVDWAKPLLANKKKVSRVIDNRIRDQISVKEAHKVATQVFRCLDVDKNQRPNMNEIVFHLENIQASREEGGNKTEKRMRRRRDSFAQQTGVGGIATAYPRPSASPLFV from the exons ATGGGTTTTGTGAAAAAAGTGCAatcaaaagtttttttatatGTAAACTATTTGTTTGGTGTTTGCATAGGTGCGAGTCCGAAGTATATGAGCTCAGAGGCAAATGATACACAAAGCATGGGAAGCAAATGCTCTtctgtgtctgtcagaacaAGCCCTCGAACCGAAGGAGAGATCTTGCAATCTCCAAACCTAAAATGTTTCAGCTTTGCTGAGCTCAAAGCAGCAACTAGGAATTTCAGACTAGACAGTGTTCTTGGTGAAGGTGGATTCGGTTGTGTCTTTAAAGGATGGATTGATGAGGAATCTCTCACTGCATCTAAACCGGGAACCGGCATGGTTATTGCTGTCAAAAGACTTAACATAGAGGGTTGGCAAGGTCATCAAGAATGGCTG GCGGAAGTGAATTACTTGGGGAGGCTTTCTCATCCTAATCTTGTGAAACTCATCGGTTACTGCTTAGAGGATGAACATCATCTTCTTGTGTATGAGTTCATGCCTTGTGGAAGCTTAGAGAATCATTTATTCAGAA GAGGTTCCTACTTCGAACCGTTATCTTGGAATATTCGGTTGAAAATTGCTCTTGGTTGTGCAAAAGGTCTAGCTTTTCTTCACAGTGCCGAGACGCAAGTCATATACCGCGACTTCAAAACCTCTAATATACTTCTTGATTCG AACTACAATGCTAAGCTATCTGACTTCGGTTTGGCTAAAGACGGTCCAACAGGTGATAATAGCCATGTCTCTACAAGGGTCATAGGTACCTATGGATACGTAGACCCTGGTTACCTTTTGAACG GTCATTTAACAACCAAGAGTGATGTCTATAGCTACGGTGTTGTGCTTTTGGAGATGTTGTCTGGTCGTAAAGTTGTGGACAATAATCGTCCACCGAGAGAGCAAAAACTAGTGGATTGGGCAAAACCATTACTTGCAAACAAGAAGAAGGTTTCACGAGTTATCGATAACCGTATCCGAGACCAAATCTCAGTGAAAGAAGCACATAAAGTAGCTACTCAAGTGTTCAGATGTCTCGACGTTGACAAAAACCAGAGGCCAAACATGAACGAGATTGTTTTTCACCTCGAAAACATCCAAGCTTCGCGTGAAGAAGGAGGAAATAAGACCGAGAAAAGAATGCGTAGGAGAAGAGACAGTTTTGCTCAACAAACCGGTGTGGGCGGGATAGCAACTGCTTATCCACGTCCGTCTGCTTCGCCTCTGTTTGTCTGA